From a region of the Aeoliella mucimassa genome:
- a CDS encoding lamin tail domain-containing protein, whose amino-acid sequence MRFGKGALAHHNFKSVGRFEKLEPRYTLSTTPLITEFMASNDSTLFDGDGNASDWIELYNPTAESIDLTGWHLTDRSNDLDKWTFPNVAQSVIGPGEFLVVFASGQDDDAYIDPGGALHTNFALNAGGEYLALSDPSSAIVHEFTPEYPEQTEDYSYGIEMASYDQTFVDRDSPMSYWVPTHGDLGTTWTEPLFDNSTWDTGTSGIGYENSPGSLVDYSSLIDTTIPSGTTSVYTRFEFNLADPSTLNSLTLRMLFDDGFAAYLNGELIAEQFAPNVLQWNSVATGQRGDSVVVEDFVDFDISSYLPQLVAGDNVLSIQGLNLSNSSDMVMMAELVGGVSGEIGDSVKVGYFDNPTPGFANGQAFDGFVEDTKFSHDRGFYNSPFNLQITSATTDATIVYTTDGSTPMVDENMNILNGIEYTGAVNISATSVIRAAAFKLGFEPTNADTQTYLFLSDVVAQSPTGSAPSGFPSGSVNGQVFDYGMDPNIVNSATWGPQLQDALSDIPSISLVTDSDNLFDSSSGIYVNAEGRGRAWERPTSIELINGDGTTGFQTDAGLRIRGGFSRGDFNPKHSFRLFFRSEYGDGKLNFPLFGEEGADEFDAFDLRTAQNYAWSNDTFNNENHNTFLRDIFSRDLQGEMGQAYTRGDYYHLYINGVYWGLYQTEERPEADFASTYYGGTDEDWDAVKASGAVIEATDGNLDAWNTLSTLVNAGFETDEAYYSIQGLNTDGTENPALEKHIDVDNLIDFMISVNYTANRDMPLTLGNNAPNNFWTIRPQDGSQGWMWIAHDSEHSMGAQDHNVYYNGTNDISVGTSPSNLNPRYIHQQLTEHEEYRVRFADRVQQLFFNDGPLTIDNAQAMLDARAAQIDMAIIAESARWGDQHNEPAKTKDTWLAEVDWLRNTFLLQRGNIVLQQFRSQGWLPDTNHDAPSFSQFGGILSAEETLSISNSEASGTIYYTLDGSDPRLPGGGVNENAQEYVRSLSLASNSTVTARLYRDGEWSAMIQADFTLADAPADNTNLRVTEIHYNPVGPTSTELALGFEDGDQFEFIELQNISNETISLDGVRFVQTPVGNSLEGISFEFGLQTLQPGEYAVLVKNLAAFQQRYGTSIPIAGTFDGNLSNGGETLTLRDAQGGTIQSFAYQDGNDPGEEAWPTAADGDGPSLVVLDTAGDYSDGANWMASSTADGSPGSDGTTPQLAGDYNSDNVVDLDDYHVWKSSFGQSVTIGTGADGNADGIVNLGDYTIWRDNLGASLPVAAVVAPSDSASTTTTTNSTAPTTSTATVESSSSSSSETASPAITAKTATAAVEQPTNASAISDSSAATDSALVDWSDQPQRPPVAFWAQRTRALREVERRPVVDDSAKANFRSAKQVFDDAIYQLATDQAESHRPTRRTSESPLDQSTPIEPTLDAKDQAFEISS is encoded by the coding sequence ATGAGATTCGGGAAGGGTGCGCTTGCTCACCACAATTTCAAGTCGGTGGGTCGGTTCGAGAAACTCGAACCACGATACACGTTGTCGACTACGCCGCTTATCACCGAGTTCATGGCGAGCAACGATAGCACCCTGTTCGACGGCGATGGCAACGCTTCGGACTGGATCGAGCTGTACAACCCCACTGCCGAGTCGATTGATCTGACCGGCTGGCACCTGACCGATCGCTCGAACGACTTGGATAAGTGGACTTTTCCCAACGTCGCGCAGTCGGTGATCGGCCCCGGGGAATTCCTGGTGGTGTTTGCTTCGGGCCAGGATGACGATGCCTACATCGACCCGGGCGGCGCACTGCATACCAACTTCGCCCTGAACGCAGGGGGCGAGTACCTGGCACTCAGCGACCCATCTTCGGCGATCGTCCACGAGTTCACTCCCGAGTATCCCGAGCAGACCGAAGACTATTCGTATGGCATCGAGATGGCGTCGTACGACCAGACCTTCGTCGACCGCGACTCTCCCATGTCGTACTGGGTACCGACCCATGGCGATTTGGGAACCACCTGGACCGAACCGTTGTTCGACAATTCGACCTGGGATACTGGCACCTCCGGCATCGGCTACGAGAACAGTCCCGGTTCGTTGGTAGACTATTCGAGCCTGATCGACACAACAATCCCCTCGGGCACCACTTCGGTCTATACGCGATTTGAGTTCAACCTCGCCGACCCAAGCACGCTCAACTCGTTGACCTTGCGGATGTTGTTCGACGATGGGTTTGCCGCCTACCTCAATGGCGAGTTGATCGCCGAGCAGTTTGCTCCCAATGTGCTGCAATGGAATTCGGTCGCAACCGGCCAACGAGGGGACTCCGTTGTGGTCGAAGATTTTGTCGACTTCGATATCTCCAGTTACCTTCCTCAACTGGTCGCCGGCGACAACGTGCTGTCGATCCAAGGTTTGAATCTCTCCAATAGCTCCGACATGGTGATGATGGCCGAACTCGTCGGCGGGGTGAGTGGAGAAATCGGCGATTCGGTAAAGGTCGGTTACTTCGACAATCCGACTCCGGGGTTTGCCAATGGGCAAGCGTTTGATGGCTTCGTCGAGGACACGAAGTTCAGCCACGATCGCGGGTTCTATAATTCTCCGTTCAACTTGCAGATCACTTCTGCGACCACCGACGCGACCATCGTTTACACGACCGATGGATCGACTCCGATGGTCGACGAGAACATGAACATTCTCAACGGCATCGAATACACCGGCGCGGTGAATATCTCCGCCACCTCGGTCATCAGGGCTGCTGCGTTCAAGCTTGGTTTTGAGCCGACGAATGCCGATACGCAGACCTATCTGTTCCTGTCCGATGTTGTCGCTCAATCTCCTACCGGGTCGGCCCCCTCTGGGTTCCCCAGTGGTTCGGTCAACGGACAGGTGTTCGACTATGGCATGGATCCCAACATTGTGAACAGTGCTACCTGGGGGCCGCAACTCCAAGATGCACTGAGCGATATCCCGTCGATCTCGCTGGTCACCGACTCGGATAATCTGTTTGACTCCTCCAGCGGCATTTACGTGAATGCGGAAGGGCGTGGCCGCGCCTGGGAACGCCCCACCTCGATCGAATTGATCAACGGCGACGGCACCACCGGCTTTCAGACCGACGCAGGCTTGCGGATTCGGGGTGGCTTCAGTCGCGGCGACTTTAACCCCAAGCACTCGTTCCGTCTGTTTTTCCGTAGCGAGTACGGCGACGGCAAGCTCAACTTCCCCTTGTTCGGCGAAGAGGGAGCCGACGAGTTCGACGCGTTCGATCTGCGAACTGCCCAGAACTACGCGTGGAGTAACGACACATTTAACAACGAGAACCACAACACGTTCCTCCGCGATATTTTCTCGCGCGACCTGCAAGGCGAGATGGGGCAAGCCTACACCCGCGGCGACTACTACCACCTGTATATCAACGGGGTGTACTGGGGCCTGTACCAGACGGAGGAACGCCCGGAGGCCGATTTTGCTTCCACGTACTACGGCGGAACCGATGAAGACTGGGACGCGGTAAAGGCCAGCGGAGCCGTCATCGAAGCGACCGATGGCAATCTTGATGCCTGGAACACGTTGTCGACTCTGGTGAATGCGGGATTCGAAACCGACGAGGCCTACTACTCGATCCAAGGCCTGAACACCGATGGCACCGAGAACCCCGCACTCGAAAAACACATTGACGTCGACAACCTGATCGACTTCATGATCAGTGTTAACTACACCGCGAACCGCGACATGCCGCTTACGCTTGGCAATAACGCACCGAACAACTTTTGGACGATTCGCCCTCAGGATGGCAGCCAAGGCTGGATGTGGATTGCCCACGACAGCGAACACTCGATGGGTGCCCAGGATCACAATGTCTACTACAACGGCACCAACGACATTTCGGTCGGCACTTCTCCCTCGAATCTGAACCCTCGCTACATCCATCAGCAACTCACCGAACATGAAGAATACCGTGTTCGCTTTGCCGATCGGGTGCAGCAGTTGTTCTTCAATGACGGGCCGCTGACCATCGATAACGCCCAGGCGATGCTCGACGCGCGGGCTGCGCAGATCGACATGGCCATCATCGCCGAATCGGCTCGCTGGGGTGACCAGCACAACGAACCAGCGAAGACCAAAGATACCTGGCTGGCCGAAGTCGACTGGCTTCGCAATACCTTCCTCTTGCAGCGCGGCAACATTGTCCTGCAGCAGTTCCGCAGCCAAGGCTGGCTGCCCGACACCAATCACGACGCCCCCTCGTTCAGCCAGTTTGGTGGAATCCTCTCGGCCGAAGAGACGCTGTCGATTAGCAACAGCGAAGCTTCTGGCACCATTTACTACACCCTCGATGGCTCCGACCCACGATTGCCAGGGGGTGGAGTGAATGAGAACGCGCAGGAATACGTCCGCTCGCTGTCGCTTGCGAGTAATAGCACCGTGACTGCGCGACTGTACCGCGATGGGGAATGGTCGGCCATGATCCAGGCCGATTTCACCCTCGCCGACGCACCGGCCGACAACACCAACTTGCGGGTGACTGAAATCCATTACAACCCAGTCGGTCCCACGAGCACCGAACTGGCGCTCGGTTTCGAAGATGGCGACCAGTTCGAGTTCATTGAACTGCAAAACATCTCGAACGAGACCATCTCGCTCGATGGGGTCCGTTTCGTGCAAACGCCGGTCGGTAATAGTCTCGAGGGCATCTCGTTTGAGTTTGGTTTGCAAACCTTGCAACCGGGCGAGTACGCGGTGCTCGTCAAAAACCTCGCAGCATTTCAGCAGCGATACGGCACCAGCATCCCCATCGCCGGGACGTTCGATGGAAACCTCTCCAATGGCGGCGAGACACTCACCTTGCGCGACGCCCAAGGCGGCACCATCCAATCGTTCGCCTATCAGGATGGCAACGACCCCGGCGAGGAAGCCTGGCCGACCGCAGCGGATGGCGATGGCCCTTCGCTGGTAGTGCTCGACACGGCCGGCGACTACAGCGACGGCGCGAACTGGATGGCATCGAGCACCGCCGATGGCTCGCCCGGCAGCGATGGCACCACCCCGCAGCTGGCTGGCGATTACAACTCCGACAACGTGGTTGATCTCGACGATTATCACGTTTGGAAATCCTCCTTTGGTCAATCGGTCACGATCGGCACCGGCGCCGACGGCAATGCGGATGGCATCGTCAACCTCGGCGACTACACCATCTGGCGCGACAACCTCGGCGCGTCGCTGCCAGTTGCTGCGGTGGTGGCACCTAGCGATTCGGCATCGACAACCACCACTACCAACTCGACAGCACCAACAACCTCGACTGCTACGGTCGAAAGCTCCAGCTCCAGCTCCAGCGAAACCGCTTCGCCAGCGATCACTGCGAAGACCGCAACCGCTGCAGTCGAACAACCAACGAACGCGAGTGCCATCTCCGATAGTTCGGCGGCCACCGATTCGGCGCTGGTCGACTGGAGCGACCAACCGCAACGCCCACCAGTGGCGTTCTGGGCGCAGCGGACTCGCGCATTGCGGGAGGTCGAACGTCGCCCGGTTGTCGACGACTCGGCGAAAGCCAACTTCCGTTCGGCCAAGCAGGTGTTCGACGACGCTATCTACCAGCTAGCGACCGATCAGGCCGAATCGCACCGGCCGACTAGGCGGACCAGCGAGTCTCCACTCGACCAGTCGACCCCCATCGAGCCCACGCTCGACGCGAAAGACCAGGCGTTCGAGATCAGCAGCTGA
- a CDS encoding exo-alpha-sialidase codes for MFQVRWAVALLTLHALLCGDKPAIAEILLQRNVLTAGVEGFSVYRIPGFTVAPDGSLLLFAEGRPGGADPGAPGDIEMVFKRSTDGGLTWSDLQVLHATSGFDYSDPRVVVDSDSGTIHLQYAQWPTLCGQACVPAGLGDNSSVIFHQTSTDNGLTWSGPMNINAQVKERNWSSLNTGPGVGIQLQWQDSAPERNGRLLMPGHVRPPSYRGVSIYSDDGGLTWTHGSGFTPNYADESEVVELTNGDLLWDARRSGSGRNRSISHDGGDTWVDAFAGEIPVTAVDSGLIRYSAQRAGEDRDRILFSAPLGDPAGSGNSRSNIGVWTSYDEGNTFINPVQIESGSAAYSVINRMPDGTIGLVYEVNHNTIRYVHFDLAELEKADHPTGMSHYDGFGNQIDPFRGGVGWSGAWTHSGAAVVPGVLEFPGFLTEDDGQHVRLRDAAMSRSLGTGSIDLNQHGGHYFSLFVQHDSRDGDNGGSEYLDILLQDSAGVTKAAFGVGSSENFFINHVGGTVSSPSNTLALDSTYLLLAKLATNDDTQNQHFDQLFLAWYDDPKEVPASEAEIEWQLVGDITANIDGTIQQLAIRTGSNADWLLDGLRMGTTFDAVVHDTGIGLPPVLGDLNRDGVLDLADWVELKNNFRFDTSALAEDEQLQLGDFDQSGQVGFEDFLAFRELFESVHGQGSLSGAVVPEPESLVLVGGALLLLRGRAMGFRR; via the coding sequence GTGTTTCAAGTTCGTTGGGCAGTGGCTCTGCTCACGCTGCATGCACTACTGTGTGGCGACAAGCCTGCGATAGCCGAAATCCTGCTGCAGAGAAATGTGCTGACTGCAGGCGTGGAAGGCTTTAGTGTTTATCGGATCCCGGGTTTTACCGTCGCGCCGGATGGTTCGCTGCTATTGTTTGCCGAAGGGCGTCCCGGCGGGGCCGACCCCGGTGCGCCTGGCGATATCGAGATGGTGTTCAAGCGCAGCACCGATGGCGGCCTAACGTGGTCCGACCTTCAAGTGCTGCACGCGACCTCCGGCTTCGATTACTCCGATCCCCGAGTCGTCGTCGATAGTGACTCCGGCACCATTCACTTGCAATACGCGCAATGGCCTACCTTGTGTGGCCAAGCGTGCGTGCCTGCTGGTCTGGGAGACAACTCGTCGGTGATCTTTCACCAAACGAGCACCGACAACGGGCTTACGTGGTCGGGCCCGATGAATATCAATGCTCAGGTGAAAGAGCGAAACTGGAGCTCCCTCAACACTGGCCCGGGGGTTGGCATTCAGTTGCAATGGCAAGACTCTGCCCCGGAGCGCAACGGACGACTGTTGATGCCCGGGCATGTGCGACCACCTTCCTATCGCGGCGTGTCGATTTACAGCGACGACGGTGGGCTCACCTGGACCCACGGCAGTGGCTTCACGCCGAATTACGCCGACGAATCGGAAGTGGTGGAGCTTACCAATGGCGATCTGCTGTGGGATGCGCGTCGCAGTGGATCGGGGCGTAATCGTTCGATCAGCCACGACGGAGGCGATACCTGGGTTGATGCCTTCGCTGGCGAGATTCCGGTCACCGCGGTCGACAGCGGGTTGATTCGATACTCCGCTCAACGGGCGGGGGAGGATCGCGATCGTATCCTCTTCTCCGCTCCATTGGGCGATCCCGCAGGCAGCGGCAACAGTCGTTCCAACATCGGAGTCTGGACAAGCTACGACGAAGGCAACACCTTCATCAACCCGGTGCAAATCGAAAGCGGCTCCGCCGCCTATTCGGTAATCAATCGGATGCCCGATGGAACTATCGGGCTGGTTTACGAAGTCAATCACAACACTATCCGCTACGTGCATTTCGACCTGGCTGAGTTAGAGAAAGCTGATCATCCCACGGGGATGTCGCACTACGACGGATTCGGCAACCAGATCGATCCCTTTCGGGGCGGCGTCGGGTGGAGCGGGGCGTGGACGCACTCGGGGGCGGCTGTGGTGCCAGGCGTGTTGGAGTTTCCCGGTTTTCTCACCGAGGACGACGGGCAGCACGTTCGTCTCCGCGATGCGGCGATGTCGCGATCGCTCGGCACTGGTTCGATCGACCTCAACCAACATGGCGGTCACTATTTCTCGCTGTTCGTTCAGCACGACAGCAGGGATGGTGATAATGGGGGCAGCGAGTACCTCGATATCCTCTTGCAAGATAGCGCCGGTGTGACAAAGGCCGCGTTCGGGGTCGGCAGCAGCGAGAATTTCTTTATCAACCATGTCGGTGGAACGGTCAGTTCCCCCAGCAACACGCTGGCGCTCGATTCCACCTACCTGCTGCTAGCCAAGCTGGCAACGAATGATGACACCCAGAACCAGCACTTCGATCAACTCTTTCTCGCTTGGTACGACGACCCGAAGGAAGTGCCAGCCAGCGAAGCCGAGATCGAGTGGCAACTGGTCGGCGACATCACCGCCAACATCGATGGTACGATTCAGCAGCTTGCCATTCGTACCGGCAGCAACGCCGATTGGCTGCTTGATGGTCTGCGAATGGGCACCACGTTCGATGCGGTGGTGCACGACACTGGTATCGGCCTGCCGCCAGTGCTCGGCGACCTCAACCGCGACGGAGTGCTTGACCTGGCCGATTGGGTGGAACTCAAAAACAACTTTCGGTTCGACACTTCCGCGTTAGCCGAAGACGAGCAGTTGCAGCTCGGCGATTTCGATCAGAGTGGCCAAGTTGGTTTCGAAGATTTCCTGGCGTTTCGGGAACTGTTTGAATCGGTCCACGGCCAAGGATCGCTCTCTGGTGCGGTTGTTCCGGAACCGGAGTCGCTAGTGCTCGTGGGAGGAGCCTTGCTGCTGCTGCGGGGGCGTGCGATGGGATTTCGGCGCTGA